The genome window AGCGCCGCGATCGTCCACGCAACCCGTTGCCCGTAACCGTGTTCCATGTTCGTCCCTCCTGTGTTGTATTGAGAATCTCCGACGGCCTGTCTTGCCACCCCATCAACCTGCGACCGGCTCGCGCCAGCGGAGCACGTCGTAGGCCAGGACTCCGTCTTGCTTCCCCGACACTCTCAGTTGCCCCAGATCGCGCACCTCCACCGCATCTTTCACGCATTCGTAAGTGCTGCCGGTGATCAGGATCTGCCCCGGTCCGGCATTCGATTCAAAACGCTGCGCCACGTTCACCTCGTTGCCGATCACCGTGTAATCCGTTCTCCGTTCGGAGCCGATGTTGCCCGCAAGGACGATGCCCGTGTTGATTCCGATTCCCACGTGGAGACGGAGGTCGGGGAATTTTGGGAAGGTCACGCCCTTCAACCGCTCCTGCATCGCGAGGGCGCAGTGGACCGCATTGGCAGGATCGTCGTCGCGACGCATCGGCGCCCCGAAGAAGGCCATGAAGCCGTCGCCACGAAACTTGTCGAGCGTGCCGCTGAACTCAAAAACGGTGTCGATCACGATGGTCAGGTAGACGTTGAGAATATCGACCGCGTCTTCCGGGTCGAGGCGCTCGGCGAGCGGCGTGAATCCCCTCAGGTCGCCGAAGAGCACCGTGACCTCGCGCTTCTCTCCGCCCAACTTCAAGTGCCGCCCGGGATCGGCCACGATCTCGGCGGCGACTTTCTCCGAGACATATCGTCCGAACAGAGTACGGAGCAGGCCGTTCTTCGTCTCCAGGTCGTCATGGAGCTTTTTGATCCTGAGGAGCGACTTGACGCGGGTCAGAAGCTCCTCCCGGTTGAAAGGTTTGGAGAGAAAGTCGTCGGCGCCCGCTTCGATGCCGCGAATCCGGTGCGATACTTCGCTGAGAGCGGTCAACATCACCACGGGAAGGAGCCGGGTGGCCTCGTTCGCGCGGATGCGCTCGCAGACTTCATAGCCGGACATCCCCGGCATCATCACGTCCAGCAAGACCAAATCCCACGGAGCGCTCTCGATAAGGCCGAGGCCCGCGGGGCCGTCGAGCGCCGTGACGACCTCGTACCCT of Candidatus Binatia bacterium contains these proteins:
- a CDS encoding adenylate/guanylate cyclase domain-containing protein — its product is MANRSFRILAVDDNKQNLELLRKALSAAGYEVVTALDGPAGLGLIESAPWDLVLLDVMMPGMSGYEVCERIRANEATRLLPVVMLTALSEVSHRIRGIEAGADDFLSKPFNREELLTRVKSLLRIKKLHDDLETKNGLLRTLFGRYVSEKVAAEIVADPGRHLKLGGEKREVTVLFGDLRGFTPLAERLDPEDAVDILNVYLTIVIDTVFEFSGTLDKFRGDGFMAFFGAPMRRDDDPANAVHCALAMQERLKGVTFPKFPDLRLHVGIGINTGIVLAGNIGSERRTDYTVIGNEVNVAQRFESNAGPGQILITGSTYECVKDAVEVRDLGQLRVSGKQDGVLAYDVLRWREPVAG